A window of the Bradyrhizobium diazoefficiens genome harbors these coding sequences:
- a CDS encoding ABC transporter substrate-binding protein, whose translation MRSVWALAATAALSLLAFSTATFAGEPKQGGILRMYHRDSPANASILEGATYSVNVPFMGVFNNLVIYDQHIAQNSPDTLRPELAESWSWSSDNKKLTFKLRQGVKWHDGKPFTSADVKCTFDLLMGKSQQKLRQNPRKTWYTEVNDVTPNGDLEVSFDLKRPQPSLLAMLASGYTPIYPCHVSPADMRTHPIGTGPFKFVEFKANESIKLTRNPDYWRKGRPYLDGIEYTIITNRSTAILAFVASKFDMTFPTHITIPLLKDIKSQAPNAVCVVEPTNVSTNIIVNSASPPFDNIDIRRAMAMALDRRAFVDILFEGQADIGGTMLPPPQGIWGMPKDKLETIPGYGQDVNANREEAKKLMQKAGYGPDKHLAVKVSTRNLAEYRDPAVILIDQLKSIYIDGELDVVETANWFPKVARKDYMLGLNLTGNSVDDPDQSFYENYSCGSERNYTNYCNKEIEKLFDLQSQEIDTNKRKQLVWDIDKKLQEDVARPIIFHARAGSCWQPYVKGITIMSNSSYNGFRYEDVWLDK comes from the coding sequence ATGCGGAGCGTGTGGGCGCTCGCCGCGACGGCGGCGCTATCTTTGCTGGCGTTTTCGACCGCAACGTTCGCAGGTGAGCCCAAACAGGGCGGTATCCTGCGGATGTATCACCGCGACAGCCCGGCGAACGCGTCGATCCTCGAGGGAGCGACCTACTCGGTCAACGTGCCCTTCATGGGGGTGTTCAACAATCTCGTCATCTATGATCAGCACATCGCGCAGAACAGTCCTGATACCCTCAGGCCCGAGCTGGCCGAAAGCTGGTCGTGGAGCAGCGACAACAAGAAACTGACGTTCAAACTCCGCCAGGGCGTCAAATGGCATGACGGCAAGCCGTTCACGTCGGCCGACGTGAAGTGCACGTTCGATCTCCTGATGGGCAAATCGCAGCAGAAGCTGCGGCAGAATCCGCGCAAGACCTGGTACACCGAAGTCAACGACGTCACGCCCAACGGCGATCTCGAGGTCTCCTTCGACCTGAAGCGGCCGCAACCTTCGCTGCTGGCGATGCTCGCTTCCGGCTATACGCCGATCTATCCCTGTCACGTCTCTCCGGCGGACATGCGCACCCATCCGATCGGGACCGGCCCGTTCAAATTCGTCGAGTTCAAGGCCAATGAGTCGATCAAGCTGACCCGCAATCCTGACTATTGGCGGAAGGGCCGGCCCTATCTCGACGGCATCGAGTACACGATCATCACGAACCGCTCGACTGCGATTCTCGCCTTTGTCGCCAGCAAGTTCGACATGACCTTCCCGACGCACATCACAATCCCACTCCTGAAGGATATCAAATCGCAGGCGCCGAACGCGGTCTGCGTCGTTGAGCCGACCAACGTCTCGACCAATATCATCGTCAATTCGGCCTCCCCGCCGTTCGACAACATCGATATCCGCCGGGCGATGGCGATGGCGCTCGACCGCAGGGCCTTCGTCGACATCCTGTTCGAAGGCCAGGCCGACATCGGCGGCACCATGCTGCCGCCGCCGCAGGGCATCTGGGGCATGCCCAAGGACAAGCTTGAAACCATTCCGGGCTACGGCCAGGACGTGAACGCGAACCGGGAGGAAGCGAAGAAGCTGATGCAGAAGGCGGGCTACGGCCCCGACAAGCATCTCGCGGTGAAGGTTTCGACGCGCAATCTCGCGGAATATCGCGATCCCGCGGTGATCCTGATCGACCAGCTCAAGAGCATCTATATCGACGGCGAGCTCGACGTCGTGGAAACCGCGAATTGGTTCCCGAAAGTCGCGCGCAAGGACTACATGCTCGGCCTCAATCTGACCGGCAACTCCGTCGACGATCCCGACCAGTCCTTCTACGAGAACTATTCCTGCGGCTCGGAACGGAACTACACCAACTACTGCAACAAGGAAATCGAGAAGCTGTTCGACTTACAGTCGCAGGAGATCGACACCAACAAGCGCAAGCAACTGGTCTGGGACATCGACAAGAAGCTGCAGGAGGATGTCGCCCGTCCGATCATTTTCCATGCGCGGGCCGGCAGCTGCTGGCAGCCCTATGTCAAGGGGATCACGATCATGTCGAACAGCTCCTATAACGGCTTTCGCTATGAGGACGTGTGGCTCGACAAGTAG
- a CDS encoding AMP-binding protein — protein sequence MYPGLHARLRPLQPAFIMAATGEAVTYRELDARSNRLAHLFRKHGLKRLDHYSIFMENNSRYLEACSAGERSGLYYTCINSFLTPGELAYLLVNSQSKILITSVAKLDIAREAIQACPEIKLCIVADGPGESDRIVGLADVTADLPKTPIPDEWLGTAMLYSSGTTGRPKGILRPLPEEPPKHNLPLFEFLTKLWRYREGMVYLSPAPLYHSAPQAAVNLTIRMGGTVVIMETFDPERYLQLVQQWGITHSQLVPTMFSRMLKLPEEVRSRYDLSSLEIAIHAAAPCPALVKDDIIKWWGPIIHEYYGATEGLGFTACNSEEWLSHRGTVGKVLLGDLHILDENMQPCPTGIPGQVWFKTGSPFEYFNDPEKTKEARSPDGSMSTVGDVGYVDHDRFLYLTDRATFMIISGGVNIYPQECENLLITHPKVADAAVFGVPNPDLGEEVKAVVQPMPGVMPGDALAEELIAFCGASLSRQKVPRSVDFENELPRLPTGKLYKRLLRDRYWGNKTSRIV from the coding sequence ATGTACCCAGGTCTGCATGCCCGCCTGCGCCCGCTGCAACCCGCCTTCATCATGGCCGCGACCGGCGAGGCCGTCACCTATCGCGAGCTCGATGCGCGCAGCAACCGGCTTGCGCATCTGTTTCGCAAGCACGGCTTAAAGCGGCTCGATCACTACTCGATCTTCATGGAGAACAATTCCCGCTATCTCGAAGCCTGCAGCGCGGGCGAGCGGTCAGGGCTGTATTACACCTGCATCAATTCATTCCTCACGCCGGGCGAGCTCGCTTACCTCCTCGTCAACAGCCAGTCGAAGATCTTGATCACGTCGGTGGCAAAACTCGACATCGCGCGCGAGGCGATCCAGGCTTGCCCCGAGATCAAGCTCTGCATCGTCGCCGACGGTCCCGGCGAGAGCGACCGCATCGTTGGATTGGCGGACGTCACCGCCGACCTGCCGAAGACACCGATCCCTGATGAATGGCTTGGCACGGCGATGCTCTACTCCTCCGGCACGACCGGCCGACCGAAGGGCATCTTGCGGCCGCTGCCGGAAGAACCGCCGAAGCACAATCTGCCGCTGTTCGAATTCCTGACCAAACTTTGGCGCTACCGCGAGGGCATGGTCTATCTGTCGCCGGCGCCGCTCTATCACTCGGCGCCGCAGGCCGCGGTCAATCTTACGATCCGCATGGGCGGCACCGTGGTCATCATGGAGACATTCGATCCAGAGCGCTATCTCCAGCTCGTGCAACAATGGGGCATCACCCACAGCCAGCTGGTGCCGACGATGTTTTCACGGATGCTGAAGCTCCCGGAGGAAGTGCGCAGCCGCTACGATTTGTCATCGCTCGAGATCGCGATCCATGCTGCCGCGCCCTGCCCTGCGCTGGTCAAGGACGACATCATCAAATGGTGGGGACCGATCATCCACGAATATTACGGCGCGACCGAAGGCCTCGGCTTCACCGCCTGCAACAGCGAGGAATGGCTCAGCCATCGCGGCACCGTCGGCAAGGTGCTGCTCGGCGACCTCCACATTCTCGACGAGAACATGCAGCCGTGCCCGACCGGCATACCCGGCCAGGTCTGGTTCAAGACGGGATCGCCGTTCGAATATTTCAACGACCCGGAGAAGACCAAGGAAGCGCGCTCGCCCGACGGCAGCATGAGCACGGTCGGCGATGTCGGCTATGTCGACCACGACCGTTTCCTCTATCTCACCGATCGCGCCACCTTCATGATCATCTCAGGTGGTGTGAACATCTATCCGCAGGAATGCGAGAATCTGCTGATTACCCATCCGAAGGTCGCGGACGCCGCCGTGTTCGGTGTGCCCAATCCCGACCTCGGCGAGGAGGTGAAGGCCGTGGTGCAGCCGATGCCGGGTGTGATGCCAGGCGATGCGCTCGCCGAGGAATTGATCGCCTTCTGCGGGGCATCGTTGTCGCGGCAGAAGGTGCCGCGCTCGGTCGATTTCGAGAACGAATTGCCGCGGCTGCCGACGGGGAAACTCTACAAGCGGCTGCTGCGGGACCGGTATTGGGGCAACAAGACGTCACGGATCGTGTGA
- a CDS encoding ABC transporter permease: MFAYLVRRLFLMLVTLFGISVVIFFLLRIVPGNIVDILFAAAGYVDPADEVDLEKQLGIDQPLVMQYLHWISGLLHGDLGYSYVSEKPALQEILPRIPITARLAGLALLFSASIGIPLGVISAVKQGTRLDYALRVVSLSGLSLPSFWLGLLILTASVAMFGQIPIFNPNPATWLEAFATYAVPAAAVGFRSAALTMRITRSSMLEVLRQDYIRTARAKGASDAAVNYHHALKNAILPVITVIGIEAAFLIGGLIVTETVFNIPGVARFLVEAIRWRDYPIVQNLVMLIAVVVVSANFIVDMLYAVFDPRIRYTD, encoded by the coding sequence ATGTTTGCCTATCTGGTGCGACGCCTGTTCCTGATGCTCGTGACCCTGTTCGGGATCTCGGTCGTCATCTTCTTCCTGCTGCGCATCGTGCCCGGCAACATCGTCGACATCCTGTTCGCGGCAGCCGGTTATGTCGATCCCGCCGACGAGGTCGATCTCGAGAAGCAGCTCGGCATCGATCAGCCGCTGGTGATGCAGTATCTGCACTGGATCAGCGGCCTGCTGCACGGCGATCTCGGTTACTCCTACGTGTCGGAGAAGCCGGCGCTGCAGGAGATTTTGCCGCGGATCCCAATCACGGCGCGGCTCGCTGGGCTAGCGCTGCTGTTCTCGGCGTCGATCGGCATTCCGCTCGGGGTCATCAGCGCGGTCAAGCAGGGCACCCGGCTCGACTACGCGCTGCGCGTGGTGAGCTTGAGCGGATTGTCGCTGCCCTCGTTCTGGCTCGGCCTGCTGATCCTCACCGCGTCGGTTGCGATGTTCGGCCAGATCCCGATCTTCAATCCCAATCCGGCGACGTGGCTCGAGGCGTTTGCGACCTATGCCGTGCCGGCCGCCGCCGTCGGCTTCCGCAGCGCGGCGCTGACCATGCGCATCACGCGGTCCTCGATGCTGGAAGTGCTGCGGCAGGATTACATCCGCACCGCGCGCGCCAAGGGCGCTTCCGATGCCGCCGTAAACTATCACCACGCGCTGAAGAACGCGATCCTGCCCGTCATCACCGTGATCGGCATCGAGGCGGCGTTCCTGATCGGCGGCCTGATCGTCACCGAGACCGTGTTCAACATCCCCGGCGTCGCGCGCTTCCTGGTCGAGGCGATCCGCTGGCGCGATTATCCGATCGTGCAGAACCTCGTGATGCTGATTGCGGTGGTGGTGGTGAGCGCGAATTTCATCGTCGACATGCTCTACGCCGTGTTCGATCCACGCATCCGGTATACGGACTAG